The Endozoicomonas sp. 4G DNA segment AGCTTTACGCTTCCTTCACGTTCTGAGGAATGGGACCTTGTTGATAAGGTCCCGGTAAAAAAATGTGCATCCATGCAATTAATCTCTTCCTGAGTTGATAGCTTTGATAGGCATCAATGGCAGAAGTTCATAACACAGGTGTTAGTGATTCTTACCTACCAGTTCTCCCAGACGGGCAAGCTGTCATCGGGAAGTTCTGATGCTTTGCCCAGTTCTACCCATGGATTGGCCGGGGTGTGAAAATCACTGGCTCTTGAGGCTTTGAGTTGGAAGTCTTCGCAAAGGCTGGCCAGTGTTTCCCGTTGCCCGGGAGGTTGCTGACAGCCGCTGACTTCAAGGGCGTGGCCGCCAGCCTGTTTAAAGTCTTTCACCAGAGCCCTGAGTTTGGTGCGGGTCATTTTGTACTTTCCGGGGTGGGCTAACACAGCCGTACCATCCAGGGCTCTGATCCAGGCTATGGCCTGACTCATGGGAGGCCAGAACGCCTTCAGGTTGCCTATTTTCTGATGAGACAGGTGTTTATCAAAAGCCGCTTGCATCTCATTAACGTAGCCTCTTGCCATCAGCCAATAGGCGAAGTGAGGGCGACCGGTCTGGATATCGTTTCTGGATAACACAAAGCCGTCTGCGGATTGTTTCTGCCGGTTCAATGCCAGATCAATCACTTCATCCATCAAAGCGTCGGCACTGATATCCAGTTTCAGCTGTTTCACCAGGCGGTTGGCAATCAGCCGTGATCGCTGCTTTCTGGCAGAGTACTGGTGATCAATAATGCTCTCAAGGTCGGGATGGGACAGGGAAAAGTTCAGGCCGACAATATGGATTTCCATGCCAGACCAGGTGGTTGAAAGTTCCATCCCGGTAATCAGTCTGGGGCCTTCCAGCGTTTTGCTTTTGAGGAACTGGTGTGCGGCTACCGAGTCATGATCCGTAATAGCCAGTATATCGACCCCTTTATCATGTGCGCGTTCATAAACTTCCAGCGGTCCCATGGAGCCATCGGATGCAGTGGTGTGACAATGGAGGTCAACATTCAGGGTCATTGCGATACAAATAAGTAGTAACTGTCAGTACACTCTACCACTAATGGAACTGTAAAGGCTTTTAAAAAGTTGGCGTGATGGCTCCGGTCAGACATGGCAATAAACCGGTTCCATAGTAAACTACAGGTTGATTTAAAAAGCTCCTATCGCACCGGGCGAAGCAAGGCAACAGGGTAACCCAACTGGTTTAAGTATGAAGCAACTGATTGATTTTATTCCACTGATCGTTTTCTTTACGGTCTACAAAATGGACCCCAGAATGGTGGATGTGGCTGGTCATTCCTTTGAGTTGGGAGGGCCAATCAGTGGTACTTTCTTCCTGATTGTGGCTTCTGCCATTGTTTACGGCGGCATCTTCATCAAGAATAAAACCCTGGAAAAGAGCCAGCTGATTACTCTGGTGGCGGTGGTGTTATTTGGTGGCATGACGCTGGCCTTCCAGAATGAGAGCTTCCTGAAATGGAAAGCACCCATTGTCAACTGGATCTTTGCTGCTGCCTTCCTGGGCAGTCAATTCATTGGCCAGAAAACGCTGGTTCAGAGAATGATGGAACACGCCGTCAGCCTGCCGGAAGAGGTCTGGGTTCGTATGAATCTGAGCTGGGTTGTATTCTTTATCTTTCTGGGTGTCGCTAACCTTTATGTCGCCTTCACCTTCCATGAGTTCTGGGTCGACTTTAAGGTGTTTGGCAGCCTGATCCTGACGTTTGTCTTTGTCGTTTTGCAGTTCCTGGTGATTTCAAAACATATGCGGACTGAGGAAAAATAAATGCTTTACGCGGTTATCAGTGAAGATGTTGAAAACAGTCTGCCCCTGCGCAAGACAGCCAGACCCGCTCACCTGGCAAGACTTGAGGCGTTGAAATCCCGGGGGCGTCTGATCCTGGCAGGTCCCTGTCCTGCCATCGACGCTAACGATCCGGGTGCAGCCGGATTCAGTGGCAGTATTGTTATTGCTGAGTTTGATAGCCTCGAAGCGGCGCAATCATGGGCTGATGCAGATCCTTATGTGGAGGCTGGTGTGTATCGGTCCGTGAGTGTGAAGCCTTTTAAGAAAGTACTTCCCTGATTTTTCCGTGATAGAAGGTTCAGCAGGTTCCAAGAAGCCTGGTTAAGAGAGAAAACGTGAAAAAAACCATATACAAATTGTTTTTGTTTCTCAGTGGTTTAGTACTGCTGGGTTCCATGGCTCAGGCTGAACCGGTTCAGCCTGAAACTCGCTATGTTACGGATGTCGTTTATGTGCCGCTGCGGACAGGCCCGGGTAATCAATACCGGATTTTACACCGGGGTCTGAAAACAGGGCTGAGCATGAAGGTTCTGGAAGCGGATGCCGGAGAAGGATTCAGCAAGGTCAAAACCGCTGACGGGCTGGAGGGGTATATCCCTAGTCAGTACCTGGTAGCGGAACAGCCGGCCAGAGAGCGTCTGCCAAAAGTGCTGGGTGAGGTTTCCCAGCTGACGAAAGAGAATACGGCTCTGAAATCCGAACTATCTGCCGCTGAGAATGAACTGAGCGGTGTTCAAACCTCACTTAAAGAGACCACCGGGCTGCTGGATGATAAAACCTCTGAGTTTATCGCCCTGAGAGAAGCAACCGCTGAGCCCCTGGCACTGGATCGTCGAAACAAGCAGTTGATGGAAGAAAATCTGCAGCTGAAAAACCGGATCGAGGTGGTAGAGGCTGAAAACAATCAACTGGCTCGCAGCACCAGTATGCGCTGGTATCTCTATGGTGGCGGCACCATTATGATAGGCATTCTGCTGGGGCTTTTCCTGCCCATGATTCGGTTTCGCAGGAAGCCGTCGTCAGACTGGATTTGAAGGAAAGGCGATGACGGTCATTGTGAATCCCGATATCGAGGAATATTGCCATAACATTACTGGCGGTGAGTCACCACTTCTGAAAGAGCTGGCCCGGGCGACGGAAGACCGGACCCGCTACCCAGGTAACATGTCAGGAAGAATGGTGGGGCAAACCCTGAAAATGCTGGTGGCTCTGAGCAACAGCAAGAGAGTGCTGGAAATTGGCATGTTCACCGGCTACGCAGCTCTGTCCATGGCGGAAGCCCTGCCGGACGATGGCGAAATCTACTGTTGTGAAACGAATCCGCGAGCCATTGCCATTGCCGAAGAATTTTTTGCCCGGTCGTCCCATGCTCATAAGCTAAAGGTGTTGTTTGGCAGGGCATTGGAAACCATTCCTTCGATTGCGGGCGAGCTTGACTTTGTGTTCATTGATGCCGACAAGAAAAAGTACTTTGAATACCTGGAGCTGATTCTGCCGATGTTGAAAAAGGGCGGCGTTATCGTTATTGACGATGCCCTTTGGAAAGGCGGTGTCTTGAATCCTCAGGATGAGCGGGATGAGGTCATTGCAGAGCTTAACCGTTATCTCTCTGCCAGGGCTGATCTCGATAATATTCTTTTACCCGTCAGACATGGTCTTCATGTGGTACGAAAGATCTAAATTTGATTATCCCTTCTCAGGCAGCCGGGTTCACAATCTGGAAGCCAAAGAAATAAACACAGGGAACAAAATGAATAGACGATGATCAAAGATTGAAATTATTTGAAGGACAGGGAAAGGAATAAGACATATGGACGGAATCGCACCACCCAGCAATCCAAACAGCAATCCAAACAGCAACCCAAATAATCAGCCACTTTATCAACTGCCGACAGACAACTGTCCTGTTTGTCTCGAAGCTTTTGCCGGAAAGGCAGTTAGGGTGATCGAAACATGCGGCCATATGTTTCACGAAGGCTGTCTGAAGCCCTGGGTACCGGTAAGTTCAAGCTGTCCTTTATGCAGAACCAGTCTCAGTGACAGGGACGCGCAACCAGCGCCTGCCAGCGTTGGTAATCCTGACCGGCCAGGAAATGCTCCATTGGACCGGCGGAACATGATTCGAGACTGGTTATCATCGCGCATTTCAGCTGCGACGGGTGGTAGGGGATTAACCTCTGCCGATAGGATGGTAGACATTTTAAGTGGGCAGAGAGGCCGACGTCGTTAGCTTTGCAGGCTGTCTGAGGTTTCTCGCAGACAGCCGTGTTGTTGGTTGTCTACTGTTGTTTGCCGATCATACTGTCCAGACCAAGGTTGTAGGATTCCAGCCAGTCATCCAGAACCGCTTTCACATCTTCTTTGGTGACTTGGTCATTATCTGACTGTTTGTTGATGCCTTTGCGCAGCACTTCGCCTTTCAGTTCGCCTGTTTCACCGTCTCTCAATTGTACTTCCAGATACAGCGCCACGATGTAATCCAGTTGGTCGGTGGCTGTCTTGAACAGGGTTCTGGCAACGGCGATGGGGAGTACAAACTGTCTGGCTTTGAGGTCTTGCATCTCTGATACAATGCCGGTGATGGCAGGTTGAATCACCAGCACACCCGGTCCCGGTTTTTCTGCCAGCATACCACGCTGCTTCAGGCTTTCTTTGAAACCATTATTCAGGTATTCAGCGACTTTAGTCGCCACTTCATGTCGGGCATCATTGGTTGCGTTGTAATTAGGGAACAGATTGACGGGCTCAACATAGATTTTTTTATAGTTTTTCAGGTCGCCGCTGACCCAGCGCATGGCGGTGTCATCGTCAAACGATGTGAGTCTTTCATAGTTTTCCAGGTGACCGCTGAAGGGTTGTTCTTCCGTGTCAATCTTTTGCTGCGATGAGCAGGCTGTCAGCAACAGGGCGCTGATCAGTATCAAAGGCAGAGCGAGAAGTTGGCGTGTTTTTTTATAAACAGTCATAGTGTGAGTCGTTTTTTGATTAAGGTCTTTTGATTAAGGACTTTTGATTAAGGTCTTTGTTTTAACTCAGTAGAGTGTCTACTAATGCCTGTCGTTTGAACAGTACGATTTACCGAGATCATCTGTTAAAAGAATCCCCCGTGTCCCACCGCGCACGCTTGAGGGATTCCGTGGTTTTGATGGCCTGGCGGTTAATGTATTTTACTGCCGCCTTTGCAGTCAGGGCTGTCAGGAGCCTGCTCCTTACGCTTTTGCCACTCGTCGGGGGTATAGGTGTGAAGCGCCAGGGCATGAATGCCTCCCTGCATTTCGTCAGACAGGATTTTGTAAATCAACTGATGGCGTTTAACGGGCATGGTGTTCTCAAACGCCCGGCTGACCAGAACAACTTTAAAGTGGGACTCAGAACCTGGTGGCACATTGTGCATATGGCTTTCATTGGCTATTTCAAAGTATTCAAGCTCCAGGGCTGTTGTCAGTTTGTCACTGACTTGAGTTTGCAGAGTCATGCTTCCCACCTTTTTAATCTTGCTTGGTTAATCTTGCTCGGATGATCAGATAGATGGTCTCAGATTAACAGGAAGGCTGATGGTTGCGAAGGGAAAACTGGATCAGAAGGGTTCACTGTTCAGAGAGAGGCACTCAATACCCGGGCGAAGAGAGCAGGCGTTTTCAATAGCTGCGTTGAATGCCGTGTCACCGGCACAAATAACCCGGATTGACGGCGCTGTCGCTAACGCTGAATCCAGCCATTGTCCATAATCCTGTCGGCTTGTTGTCAGGGTATAGCGGAATTGATCCATTTGTGAGAGTGTTTCCAGGGATTCAAGGCAATAGTGATCGTTGTTATTGGACGCTTCGTGAATGAGATGAATATTCAGTTGAGATGAGGGCTGATTGCTCATAGCTTCACGGGCATAAGCCAGTAACGGGACCAGTGCCATTTCCTGAGCGATAAGTATCTGGGCAGGCAGCAGATTTCCACAAAGGTTTATTCCACGGGGGCTGCTGATGCGGATTCTCTGTCCTGCTTCGGTAGCATCATGCGCCCAGGTGCTGAAAGGGTCGGCCACCTTGCGCTGGACATGGATGACCATTGCCCGGTCCGGTGTTGGCGCTGAGGCCAGGTAGCATTCTTTTTTCAGCTTGGTTCCTGTGTCAATGCAGACGTGCTGACCGGGAAAGTAGGGCACAGGATGTCGGGGCGCGAGTGTCAGGGCCATGATAGTAGGCGTTAAGCATTGTTTCCCGGTAATGATGGCCTGCGTATGACTTCTGGTGGGCAGGGAGACGGTCATAT contains these protein-coding regions:
- a CDS encoding PHP domain-containing protein codes for the protein MTLNVDLHCHTTASDGSMGPLEVYERAHDKGVDILAITDHDSVAAHQFLKSKTLEGPRLITGMELSTTWSGMEIHIVGLNFSLSHPDLESIIDHQYSARKQRSRLIANRLVKQLKLDISADALMDEVIDLALNRQKQSADGFVLSRNDIQTGRPHFAYWLMARGYVNEMQAAFDKHLSHQKIGNLKAFWPPMSQAIAWIRALDGTAVLAHPGKYKMTRTKLRALVKDFKQAGGHALEVSGCQQPPGQRETLASLCEDFQLKASRASDFHTPANPWVELGKASELPDDSLPVWENW
- the ispZ gene encoding septation protein IspZ; this translates as MKQLIDFIPLIVFFTVYKMDPRMVDVAGHSFELGGPISGTFFLIVASAIVYGGIFIKNKTLEKSQLITLVAVVLFGGMTLAFQNESFLKWKAPIVNWIFAAAFLGSQFIGQKTLVQRMMEHAVSLPEEVWVRMNLSWVVFFIFLGVANLYVAFTFHEFWVDFKVFGSLILTFVFVVLQFLVISKHMRTEEK
- a CDS encoding YciI family protein yields the protein MLYAVISEDVENSLPLRKTARPAHLARLEALKSRGRLILAGPCPAIDANDPGAAGFSGSIVIAEFDSLEAAQSWADADPYVEAGVYRSVSVKPFKKVLP
- a CDS encoding TIGR04211 family SH3 domain-containing protein; translated protein: MKKTIYKLFLFLSGLVLLGSMAQAEPVQPETRYVTDVVYVPLRTGPGNQYRILHRGLKTGLSMKVLEADAGEGFSKVKTADGLEGYIPSQYLVAEQPARERLPKVLGEVSQLTKENTALKSELSAAENELSGVQTSLKETTGLLDDKTSEFIALREATAEPLALDRRNKQLMEENLQLKNRIEVVEAENNQLARSTSMRWYLYGGGTIMIGILLGLFLPMIRFRRKPSSDWI
- a CDS encoding class I SAM-dependent methyltransferase — translated: MTVIVNPDIEEYCHNITGGESPLLKELARATEDRTRYPGNMSGRMVGQTLKMLVALSNSKRVLEIGMFTGYAALSMAEALPDDGEIYCCETNPRAIAIAEEFFARSSHAHKLKVLFGRALETIPSIAGELDFVFIDADKKKYFEYLELILPMLKKGGVIVIDDALWKGGVLNPQDERDEVIAELNRYLSARADLDNILLPVRHGLHVVRKI
- a CDS encoding DUF3313 domain-containing protein, with the translated sequence MTVYKKTRQLLALPLILISALLLTACSSQQKIDTEEQPFSGHLENYERLTSFDDDTAMRWVSGDLKNYKKIYVEPVNLFPNYNATNDARHEVATKVAEYLNNGFKESLKQRGMLAEKPGPGVLVIQPAITGIVSEMQDLKARQFVLPIAVARTLFKTATDQLDYIVALYLEVQLRDGETGELKGEVLRKGINKQSDNDQVTKEDVKAVLDDWLESYNLGLDSMIGKQQ
- a CDS encoding BolA/IbaG family iron-sulfur metabolism protein, encoding MTLQTQVSDKLTTALELEYFEIANESHMHNVPPGSESHFKVVLVSRAFENTMPVKRHQLIYKILSDEMQGGIHALALHTYTPDEWQKRKEQAPDSPDCKGGSKIH
- a CDS encoding 2Fe-2S iron-sulfur cluster-binding protein, producing MPDITLFNRTYPVDKNRCLLDSLLAEGEKIPFSCRSGVCHACIMKADTGQPTEQSQACLSREKVRQGYFLACQCLPENDMTVSLPTRSHTQAIITGKQCLTPTIMALTLAPRHPVPYFPGQHVCIDTGTKLKKECYLASAPTPDRAMVIHVQRKVADPFSTWAHDATEAGQRIRISSPRGINLCGNLLPAQILIAQEMALVPLLAYAREAMSNQPSSQLNIHLIHEASNNNDHYCLESLETLSQMDQFRYTLTTSRQDYGQWLDSALATAPSIRVICAGDTAFNAAIENACSLRPGIECLSLNSEPF